The following coding sequences are from one Anabas testudineus chromosome 16, fAnaTes1.2, whole genome shotgun sequence window:
- the LOC113169034 gene encoding sialic acid-binding Ig-like lectin 5, with protein MFSFLLFVTATSSLEKKCESGSYCTNLTKGIITAEAGLCVILPCSFTTEADFSFTEIIWFKCNSATKEKCDKSDTGKLIFNSSNNENIESEFKGRVSLLEPDVSKKNCSIIINDLRKSDSGSYQLRVNGNKDGKTDGFTFTTTATITVTVLNQKPTVTVPPLIEGHQTTLTCTAPGLCSGSVPEITWTWKNTGENDSYIPGNITEFKTENLTAVTQRHSSTLTFNTSAEHHSTEVTCKVNFNGSKTITERVTLNVTYVKNLNISGATTVKMGDTLNLTCSVDSFPASSMTWTKSGFNDSFNNNDESQPLTQGGQAFLIIHNMTADHSGQYICTAKHQIQTLTKHTNVTVTSPPKILNGSGCMNQSQVLTCVCISQGVPLPTITWPLLNIKYSVFTTVSQHTVNSSLTVPLTTSSRTTIECVSSNKHGETKENLTIRNDFNQNDAGYYIFIYLLNNSWLHVIVAFLLGILLSATIICSSRKCCRKKQKCSEDLAEYVEISTTQVAAGQEVEDDWTHDHPGESAPADDDVEVEAQYSNIDFSLLKQKNPTEVKKRETTETEYTEIKKETTCNGGEEGEMLEGNAQEGAITDEDKETEQCILTVEEGGEDVALYSTVNEELDQI; from the exons atgttttcttttcttctttttgttacAGCGACCTCATcattagaaaagaaatgtgaaagtgGATCCTATTGTACAAACCTTACTAAGGGAATTATAACAGCAGAGGCTGGACTCTGTGTGATTTTACCATGTTCTTTCACTACTGAAGCTGATTTCAGTTTCACAGAGATAATTTGGTTCAAATGTAATTCagctacaaaagaaaaatgtgataaatCTGACACTGGTAAACTAATATTTAACTCCagtaataatgaaaacattgaGTCTGAGTTTAAAGGACGAGTGTCGTTGTTGGAGCCTGATGTGAgtaagaaaaactgcagcatcatcatcaacGACCTCAGAAAATCAGACTCTGGATCATATCAGCTCAGAGTTAACGGTAACAAGGATGGAAAGACAGATGGCTTCACATTCACTACTACAGCAACTATTACTGTTACAG TTCTGAATCAGAAACCCACAGTGACAGTTCCTCCACTGATAGAGGGACATCAGACCACACTGACCTGCACTGCTCCTGGTCTCTGCTCTGGATCTGTTCCTGAAATCACCTGGACGTGGAAAAATACAGGAGAGAACGACTCTTACATCCCAGGAAACATCACTGAATTCAAGACTGAGAATCTGACTgctgtcacacagagacacagctcaactttgacctttaacacttcagctgaacaccacagcacagaggtcACCTGTAAGGTCAACTTCAATGGGAGCAAGACTATTACTGAGAGGGTGACTCTGAATGTGACAT aTGTTAAGAATCTGAATATCAGTGGAGCTACAACTGTGAAAATGGGTGACACCCTGAATCTAACCTGCAGTGTTGATAGTTTCCCTGCATCTTCTATGACATGGACCAAATCTGGCTTCAATGATAGTTTTAATAACAATGATGAAAGTCAACCACTTACACAGGGTGGACAAGCCTTTCTTATCATCCATAATATGACAGCTGACCATTCTGGACAGTACATCTGCACAGCTAAACACCAAATCCAGACTCTGACTAAACACACTAATGTAACTGTGACAT ctcCTCCAAAGATCTTAAATGGCTCTGGATGTATGAATCAATCCCAAGTCCTAacctgtgtgtgtatcagtcAGGGGGTTCCTTTACCCACCATCACATGGCCGCTGCTGAATATTAAATACTCTGTTTTTACCACTGTGTCACAACATACAGTTAACAGCAGCCTCACTGTTCCTCTGACCACTTCTAGCAGAACAACTATAGAGTGTGTCAGCAGCAATAAACatggagaaacaaaagaaaacctcaCTATAAGAAATGACTTTAATCAAAATGATGCCGGGTACT ATATCTTCATATATTTGTTAAATAACTCGTGGCTACACGTCATTGTTGCATTTTTGCTCGGGATACTTCTTTCTGCAACCATCATCTGTTCATCAAGAAAATGCTGCAG gaaaaaacagaagtgcTCTGAAGATTTGGCTGAGTATGTGGAGATATCGACCACTCAG GTTGCTGCTGGACAAGAAGTGGAAGATGACTGGACTCATGACCACCCTGGGGAGTCAGCACCTGCTGATGATGACGTGGAAGTAGAAGCACAGTATTCTAACATTGACTTCTCcttgttaaaacaaaagaatcccacagaggtaaagaagagagaaaccacagagacagagtacactgaaattaagaaagaaacaacatgtaatggaggagaggaaggtGAAATGTTGGAGGGCAATGCTCAGGAGGGAGCGATCACAGATGAAGATAAGGAGACAGAACAGTGTATTTTAACAGTAGAGGAGGGAGGTGAGGATGTGGCACTGTATTCTACTGTTAATGAAGAACTGGATCAGATTTAA
- the LOC113170141 gene encoding sialic acid-binding Ig-like lectin 5 — translation MFVLIWMSLVFCAKGTVVVKIKNCQTGSYCITLPEGEITAEAGLCVVLPCSFTNDAAHDVTGLIWYKCNSAIKERCDISETGKLIFNSSSNENNEPEFRGRVSLLEPDVTEKNCSIFINDLRKSDSGSYQLRLVGYRDGKTDGFTFISKATITITDLIQTPTVVIHPLTEGQHITLTCTAPGLCSGSVPNITWMWRKPGESHITGNSTALRTENLTAIRQRHSSTLSFDRSVTQSGTNITCKVTFPGNINTEESLCVAMAHHGPSPVIFLTIAVVSLIVNVIFIIYFLFLWNSRQKVKPGQEDRPHKSRQETDNSPVYANVVRPLR, via the exons ATGTTTGTCCTCATCTGGATGTCTCTGGTCTTCTGTGCCAAAG GTACCGTggtggtaaaaataaaaaactgtcaaactggATCCTACTGCATCACCCTTCCTGAAGGAGAAATAACAGCAGAGGCTggactctgtgttgttttaccatGTTCCTTCACTAATGATGCTGCCCATGATGTCACAGGTTTAATTTGGTACAAATGTAATTCAGCTATAAAAGAAAGATGTGATATATCTGAAACTGGAAAACTAATATTTAATTCCAGTAGTAATGAAAACAATGAGCCTGAGTTTAGAGGACGAGTGTCGCTGTTGGAGCCTGATGTGACtgagaaaaactgcagcatctTCATCAATGACCTCAGAAAATCAGACTCTGGATCATATCAGCTCAGACTTGTTGGTTACAGGGATGGAAAGACAGATGGCTTCACCTTCATTTCAAAAGCAACTATTACTATTACAg ATCTGATTCAGACGCCCACAGTGGTGATTCATCCACTGACAGAGGGACAGCACATCACACTCACCTGCACTGCTCCTGGTCTCTGCTCTGGATCTGTTCCTAACATCACCTGGATGTGGAGAAAACCAGGAGAGTCTCACATCACAGGGAACAGCACTGCTTTAAGGACTGAGAACCTGACTGCcatcagacagagacacagttcaACTTTGTCCTTTGACCGTTCAGTCACACAGAGTGGCACAAACATCACCTGTAAAGTCACCTTCCCTGgaaacatcaacacagaggAGAGTCTGTGTGTGGCCA TGGCTCATCATGGACCAAGTCCAGTGATTTTCTTGACCATTGCTGTTGTATCTCTCATTGTAAATGTCATCTTCATAATCTACTTCTTGTTCCTTTG GAACTCAAGACAAAAGGTGAAACCAGGTCAAGAGGACAGACCTCACAAATCACGTCAGGAAACAGACAATTCACCAGTGTATGCGAACGTTGTCAGGCCTCTGAGATAA
- the LOC113169033 gene encoding uncharacterized protein LOC113169033, with the protein MIVLICVALLFAVRSNKGDQVNRFAGERQFCKDQFCITLTEGQITAETGLCVVIPCSFSTGAAFTSQHIVWYKCEQKKIKCADSDMIFHTNKNNKKVQAGFMGRVSLLEPDLSKNNCSIIVKDLRESDSGSYQLRVNGVLKTDGFTFSPRANVSVKGLSQKPTVTVPPLIEGHQTTLTCTAPGLCSGSVPEITWTWRKPGENDSHIPGNITVFRTENLTAVRQRHSSTLTFNTSAEHHSTEVTCKVNFTGDTTTEETVTLNVTYIKEVKIMGNTSVKEGETLNLTCTTDSFPPSLVIWTELYSENIQNGKEINLQHDIETNQQEERGLATLFFTNITTKESGQYICTVKHLNNTLKKQVDVTVRYVRSPLITGKSTVEEGDALNLTCSVDSFPRSFIKWTKLGFNTTLHSGTDTDLQNNTGSATLFMPNVTEEQAGRYMCTVKHLDTTLTLHADVTVTWFPKILNSSRCEVQSDVLTCVCISVLRFPLPTIRWPLLENYTEYSVITTVSNHTVNSTLTLTVKDHANRSVECVASNTNGEVKKNLKIQINLSQQEEKVRALFKFISRLENIIAFVIGVVISAVVCCLVNNCRRKKQKSSGNLDETLQMVPNQKAPLVAVEDGAVPVEEVTAEIQNGPKDVEYATIDFSRLKRRSPREEAKRETTKTEYAELKREVEVEREDAAAEREMLEGKEEEAEIEGDEETQHWVPEEEEGEDMAVYSTVKDIMDKSWMIVLICVTLLFSVRSSNADTGASLQEFCQGPYCITLPKREITAEAGLCVVIPCSFSTSYYFTSQYIVWSKCEPTESRCGQSDIIFDSDENNRNILAGFMGRVSLLESDVSEKNCSIVINDLRESDSGSYQLRVNGLYLQSPDRLTFSKRATVSVTGLSQKPTVTVPPLIEGHQTTLTCTAPGLCSGSVPEITWTWRKPGVSDSHMPGNITEFRTENLTAVTQRHSSTLTFNTSAEHHDTEVTCKVNFKGDTTTEETVTLNVTYIKEVKITGNTSVKEGETLNLTCTVDSFPPSLVTWTGRSIPDVQNGTEMNLQNDTLTDLHNVTEPFLQEENGKATFSLTNITTKDSGQYICTVKHLNNTLKKQVDVTVIYVRSPLITGNMTVEEGDALNLTCSVDSFPRSFIKWTKLGFNTTLHSGTDTDLQNNTGSATLFMPNVTEEQAGRYMCTVKHLDTTLTLHADVTVTWFPKILNSSRCEVQSDVLTCVCISVLRFPLPTIRWPLLENYTEYSVITTVSNHTVNSTLTLVVKDHANRSVECVASNTNGEVKKNLKILKIQKNLSQQEENGKTFLKIASQLETIIAFLIGVLMSTVLCCLVNNCHRKKQKGSGHLDETLQMVSNQDDPLIYDGPAVEDDQLHFEEGAEDEAVTVEKIAPKLQNGPKDVEYASIDFTRLKKKREAAKRETTKTEYAEVKREVEEERAEIEMLEDKEEEAEMEEDEETQHWVPEEDEGEDMAVYSTVKDIMDKT; encoded by the exons ATGATTGTTCTCATCTGTGTGGCTCTGCTTTTCGCTGTGAGAAGCAACAAAG GTGACCAGGTGAACAGGTTTGCAGGAGAAAGACAGTTCTGTAAAGATCAATTCTGTATCACTCTTACTGAAGGACAAATAACAGCAGAGACGGGACTCTGTGTTGTGATCCCATGTTCTTTCTCTACTGGTGCTGCCTTTACATCCCAGCATATAGTTTGGTacaaatgtgaacaaaaaaaaattaaatgtgctgaCTCAGATATGATATTCCACACTaataagaacaacaaaaaagttCAGGCTGGATTCATGGGACGAGTCTCATTGTTGGAGCCTGACCTGAGTAAGAACAACTGCAGCATCATCGTCAAAGACCTCAGAGAATCAGACTCTGGATCGTATCAGCTCAGAGTTAATGGTGTCTTGAAGACTGATGGATTTACATTCTCCCCAAGAGCAAATGTCTCTGTTAAAG GTCTGAGTCAGAAACCCACAGTGACAGTTCCTCCACTGATAGAGGGACATCAGACCACACTGACCTGCACTGCTCCTGGTCTCTGCTCTGGATCTGTTCCTGAAATCACCTGGACGTGGAGGAAACCAGGAGAGAACGACTCTCACATCCCAGGAAACATCACTGTATTCAGGACTGAGAATCTGACTGCtgtcagacagagacacagctcaactttgacctttaacacttcagctgaacaccacagcacagaggtcACCTGTAAGGTCAACTTCACAGGTGACACGACTACAGAGGAGACAGTGACTCTGAATGTGACCT ACATAAAAGAAGTTAAAATCATGGGGAATACAAGTGTGAAGGAGGGTGAGACTCTCAATCTGACCTGCACTACTGACAGTTTCCCTCCATCGTTGGTCATATGGACTGAACTTTATAGTGAAAACATCCAAAACGGAAAAGAAATTAATCTACAGCACGACATTGAGACTAACCAGCAGGAAGAAAGGGGACTGGCCACTCTGTTCTTCACTAACATCACTACAAAAGAGTCTGGACAGTACATCTGCACAGTAAAACATCTGAACAACACGCTGAAGAAACAAGTGGATGTTACAGTGAGAT ATGTAAGAAGTCCCCTGATCACTGGGAAATCGACTGTTGAAGAGGGAGATGCTCTGAATCTCACCTGCAGTGTTGACAGTTTCCCTCGGTCTTTTATTAAGTGGACTAAACTAGGCTTCAACACGACCCTGCACAGTGGAACTGACACCGACCTGCAGAACAACACTGGATCAGCCACACTTTTCATGCCTAATGTGACAGAAGAACAGGCTGGACGGTACATGTGTACAGTAAAACACCTGGACACAACTTTGACTCTTCATGCTGATGTAACTGTCACAT GGTTTCCAAAGATCTTAAACTCTTCACGCTGCGAAGTTCAGTCAGACGTcctgacgtgtgtgtgtatcagtgtccTCAGGTTTCCTTTACCCACCATCAGATGGCCACTGCTGGAGAACTACACAGAGTACTCTGTCATCACTACTGTGTCAAACCACACAGTCAAcagcacactcacactcacagtgAAAGACCACGCCAACAGATCTGTGGAGTGTGTCGCTAGCAATACAAATGGGGAAGTAAAGAAAAACCTCAAGATCCAAATAAACCTGTCTCAGCAAGAGG AAAAAGTCAGAGCGTTGTTCAAATTTATTTCACGGTTGGAAAACATCATCGCCTTTGTGATTGGTGTTGTCATTTCAGCAGTGGTTTGCTGTTTGGTAAATAATTGCCGCAG aaaaaagcagaagagcTCTGGAAATCTGGATGAGACTCTTCAGATGGTGCCCAATCAAAAGGCTCCACTG GTAGCTGTAGAGGATGGAGCTGTTCCAGTAGAGGAAGTGACTGCTGAAATCCAAAATGGGCCTAAAGATGTGGAGTACGCCACCATTGACTTCTCCCGGCTGAAAAGAAGAAGTCCCAGAGAGGAAGCAAAAAGAGAGACCACTAAGACAGAGTATGCTGAACTTAAAAGAGAAGTAgaagtggaaagagaagatgctgcagcagaaagagaaatgttggagggcaaagaggaggaggccGAGATAGAAGGAGACGAGGAGACACAGCACTGGGTCccagaagaggaggaaggggaggacATGGCAGTGTATTCTACTGTAAAGGACATAATGGATAAGAGTTG GATGATTGTTCTCATCTGTGTgactctgcttttctctgtgagAAGCAGCAACGCTGATACAG gtGCATCACTTCAGGAGTTCTGTCAAGGTCCATACTGTATCACTCTACCTAAACGAGAAATTACAGCAGAGGCTGGACTCTGTGTTGTGATACCATGCTCTTTTTCTACGAGCTACTACTTTACATCCCAGTATATAGTTTGGTCCAAATGTGAACCCACAGAATCCAGATGTGGTCAGTCAGATATAATATTTGACAGTGAtgagaacaacagaaacattcTGGCTGGGTTCATGGGGCGAGTGTCACTGTTGGAGTCTGATGTGAGTGAGAAGAACTGCAGCATCGTCATCAACGACCTCAGAGAGTCCGATTCTGGATCCTATCAGCTCAGAGTTAATGGTCTCTATCTTCAGAGCCCGGATAGATTAACATTCTCTAAAAGAGCAACTGTCAGTGTTACAG GTCTGAGTCAGAAACCCACAGTGACAGTTCCTCCACTGATAGAGGGACATCAGACCACACTGACCTGCACTGCTCCTGGTCTCTGCTCTGGATCTGTTCCTGAAATCACCTGGACGTGGAGAAAACCAGGAGTGAGCGACTCTCACATGCCAGGAAACATCACTGAATTCAGGACTGAGAATCTGACTgctgtcacacagagacacagctcaaCTTTGACCTTTAACACTTCAGCTGAACACCATGACACAGAGGTCACCTGTAAGGTCAACTTCAAAGGTGACACGACTACAGAGGAGACAGTGACTCTGAATGTGACCT ACATAAAAGAAGTTAAAATCACAGGAAATACAAGTGTGAAGGAGGGTGAGACTCTCAATCTGACCTGCACTGTGGACAGTTTCCCTCCATCGTTAGTCACATGGACTGGACGTTCTATACCAGACGTTCAAAACGGCACAGAAATGAACCTGCAGAACGATACTTTGACCGACCTGCACAATGTCACCGAGCCTTTCCTGCaggaagaaaatggaaaagccACTTTTTCCCTCACTAACATCACTACAAAAGACTCTGGACAGTACATCTGCACAGTAAAACATCTAAACAACACGCTGAAGAAACAAGTGGATGTTACAGTGATAT ATGTAAGAAGTCCCCTGATCACTGGGAATATGACTGTTGAAGAGGGAGATGCTCTGAATCTCACCTGCAGTGTTGACAGTTTCCCTCGGTCTTTCATTAAGTGGACTAAACTTGGCTTCAACACGACCCTGCACAGTGGAACTGACACCGACCTGCAGAACAACACTGGATCAGCCACACTTTTCATGCCTAATGTGACAGAAGAACAGGCTGGACGGTACATGTGTACAGTAAAACACCTGGACACAACTTTGACTCTTCATGCTGATGTAACTGTCACAT GGTTTCCAAAGATCTTAAACTCTTCACGCTGCGAAGTTCAGTCAGACGTcctgacgtgtgtgtgtatcagtgtccTCAGGTTTCCTTTACCCACCATCAGATGGCCACTGCTGGAGAACTACACAGAGTACTCTGTCATCACTACTGTGTCAAACCACACAGTCAACAGCACACTCACACTCGTAGTGAAAGACCACGCCAACAGATCTGTGGAGTGTGTCGCTAGCAATACAAATGGGGAAGTAAAGAAAAACCTCAAGATCCTTAAAATCCAAAAGAACCTGTCTCAGCAAGAGG AAAATGGCAAAACGTTTTTAAAAATTGCTTCACAATTGGAAACCATCATCGCTTTTTTGATTGGTGTTCTCATGTCAACAGTCCTTTGCTGTTTGGTAAATAATTGCCACAG aaaaaaacagaaaggttCTGGACATCTGGATGAGACTCTTCAGATGGTGTCCAACCAAGATGATCCACTg ATATATGATGGTCCAGCGGTTGAAGATGATCAGCTCCACTTCGAAGAGGGAGCTGAAGATGAAGCTGTTACAGTGGAGAAAATAGCTCCCAAGCTTCAGAATGGGCCTAAAGATGTGGAGTACGCCAGCATCGACTTCACCcggctgaaaaaaaaaagggaggcAGCAAAAAGAGAGACCACCAAGACAGAGTACGCTGAAGTTAAAAGAGAAGTAGAAGAGGaaagagcagaaatagaaatgttggaggacaaagaggaggaggcagagatggaAGAAGACGAGGAGACACAGCACTGGGTCCCAGAAGAGGACGAAGGGGAGGACATGGCAGTGTATTCTACTGTAAAGGACATAATGGATAAGACTTGA